In Aethina tumida isolate Nest 87 chromosome 2, icAetTumi1.1, whole genome shotgun sequence, the DNA window gcacaggattacaactaatagtcaaacaattagGTAGGAGTTGTATGAAACGCGGTGATCCCGACAGTTATGCCAAGCCAAGACTTCTACGCAGCTTCCCTGACGGAGCTTAACTGTCCGCCCTCGCAGGTCTCCTCTACCGTCACCCTCGGTTCGAGTACCATCCCCTGCTTAGCACTTCCGCTGATTCCACCCAAGTACTATAAGTATGCAACCCATAGTACTACTTGCGTTTCACATGAACCCTccgacatatatatatatatatatatatatatataatatatatttctgttttGCAAATAGATAGACCTctcatttttttctattgacCAAGACAAGTTGTTCATCACGcctaaaatagtttaataaaaattgttaattttcctctaaaaaatattaattttagtcggTCAAAACATACTCCTTAATGGAccgaagaataaaatattttgaaaaaaaaattgtcgaaggctcaatttttcgattttttatggGTAAAAATATATGGACCCGTGATTCTAAACAATTACCTTGTCTCAAATGGGTGGAGGGCATATAATTGAAAAGATGATATTAGGGATGGGATCTGCACTCATGATACAATTAACACATGACAGGAATTTTGTGGATACCGATGATGCCTCCATCTacacacaaaatataaagctATAGTAAGTATAAAAGTAGAAAAGTAGCCGAAATTATGGAACAGTCACAAAATATCTCAGAAAGTAACAAAATATCAATGATGTGAGAGTTCTTGATGGTAATGCGCCTGCAGGAACTACCAACATAATTTCAGGCCGCTATAATGCAACttcaagtttataattttacatgtaatttGCGATTACTCTTTGTTTACATTGCATTATCTACATCTACatgatgtaaataaataaatataggttatgttaatttttcagtgtGTTCTTAACAATTACTGAACCAAAATGACTCTAAACCCGAAAGATTCTGGAAAAATTATTGCAGAACTCTCCacatttgtcaaaattaaaaaggatgGAATTACAAAGTTGGGCGATGAGATCGTTGAAGAAATCGATTCAGGAAGATTGACGCCTGGCAATTTCAGTCAAGTGGACGTTCATCCGAATTCTAATGATCCTTGGGCTTTAGACTGGTTGTTCATAGtggatacattaaatttttgtttctggCATCATGAACATGAAGAAGGCTGGAAAGTTGAAGGATATACAGGTTATTTTGCTCTGTGTGCTGCCATAAACAGGGCACTTAAAGAAAATGTAGATATTTTGAACCcgaatttttattcaacaataacagaagcacaattaaggaaaattttaagaagCGACACTAAAGTAGACGTTCCCCTTTTGTCTGAGAGAATTGCTTGTTTACATGAAGTAGGACACGTTTTATTGGAGAAATTTGATGGATCATTTAAGAATGTTGTTAAACAAGCCGATAATAGTGCAGAAAATCTACTGAATTTGAttgttaacaatttcaaatgttttaaagatGAAGCAGATTATAAGGGCCACAAAGTTGCAATTTACAAGAGGGCTCAAATATTAGTTGGCGACATTTGGGcttgtttcaaaaataaagatattggGCACTTCAAAGACATTGAAGTAATATCTATGTTTGCTGATTACAGAGTGCCACAAACATTATTATGGTACAATATTCTTGAATACAGTGAAGAATTagtcaaaaaattgaaagacaatgtgattttgaaaaatggagaGGAGATGGAAATAGAAATAAGGGGTTGCTCTATCCATGCTGTAGAACTTATCAATGAATATGTTTCTAATAAGCTAaaagttaagaaaataaacagtATCCTTATTGATCATTTTCTTTGGGATTTTAGAAGAAAACATGCcaaagaaattttagaaaaaggtTTGCCATTTCATAAAgtgtttagtatttattactgaagttttaaataaatatgtttttttgtttGCTTCCGTCTTTTATTTTgtgacataatttattatcattttaaatatttatattacattgatatattattttccaatttatgaagtgatgttttttttaattaagttcgtTCCATATG includes these proteins:
- the LOC109606615 gene encoding queuosine salvage protein; amino-acid sequence: MTLNPKDSGKIIAELSTFVKIKKDGITKLGDEIVEEIDSGRLTPGNFSQVDVHPNSNDPWALDWLFIVDTLNFCFWHHEHEEGWKVEGYTGYFALCAAINRALKENVDILNPNFYSTITEAQLRKILRSDTKVDVPLLSERIACLHEVGHVLLEKFDGSFKNVVKQADNSAENLLNLIVNNFKCFKDEADYKGHKVAIYKRAQILVGDIWACFKNKDIGHFKDIEVISMFADYRVPQTLLWYNILEYSEELVKKLKDNVILKNGEEMEIEIRGCSIHAVELINEYVSNKLKVKKINSILIDHFLWDFRRKHAKEILEKGLPFHKVFSIYY